The genomic DNA GTGTTGATGGGCGTGTGCGGGCGCGTCGGGCCGGGGCGGTTCATCGACAAGAGTGAACGCGCCTGGGCGCATCAATGCCTGGAACAAACCGGCGCCGCGGATTTGAGCGGGAAACAGTTCTCCGAGCTTTCCGGCGGCCAGAAGCAACGCGTGTTGATCGCGCGGGCGCTGGCGACCAAACCGGATTTTCTGCTGTTGGACGAGCCCACGTCCGGCATCGACGTGGCGGTGAAGCAGTCCATCATGGAGTTGCTGCAGCGCATTCACGCCGAGCAACGGCAGACGATCCTCATGGCGAGCCACGACCTGCCGGTGGTGCGGCAATACATCCCGCACGTGATCTGGCTCCGTCCGGGTCAAATCCTCGAAGGCCCGGCCGCGGAATTGCTCGCGCGGGACCAAATGGAAGCGCTCCTCGAACTGGAGATGCGTTGATCGGAAAGGCTGACCACGAAACGCACCAAACACACGAAAGCCCTCGCGCCCTTTCGCGGCAGCCAGTGCCCGGCCGCGGCCTGCTCTTTTCACGGATGCGTGCGCTGCTATCACCAATCCCTTTGGGATTCGAAACGGTAGAATTGGTTGATTCCGAAGTTTTTCCTGATCGTGCAAACTTTGCTCGAAGTTTTTGACCCGGATTTCCTGCTGCACAATTCGGTTTATATCAGCGTGGTCTTCGGGTTGACGTGTCCGCTGGTGGGCGTCTATCTGGTCTTGCGCCGGCTCGTGTTCATGGGGGTCGCGCTGCCGCAGATTTCGTCCTGCGGCATCGCTTTTGCCTTCGCGTTGCAGGGCTGGGGGCTGTTGCCGCACGCGCACGAGACGGCTGGCGAGCATACGCTGGCGTTTTTGGGTTCCACCGTCTTCACCCTCGCGGCCATCGTCCTGTTCTCCTTCCTGGCCCGGCGCGGGCACGGGTCGGTCGAAGCGCGTCTGGGCACGGCTTATGCCCTCGCCGGGGCCTGGAGCGTTCTGTTGCTCGTGAAGAACCCGATCGGCGAACACGGCTTGCTCGATCTGCTGAAAGGCGAAATCATCGCCATCTCCAATTTTGAGCTGGTCCTGACTGCGGCCGCCTTCAGCCTGGTCGCGGCGGCGCTGTTTGTATTTCGGAAAGAATTCCTGCTCGTCTCATTCGATCCGGACATGGCCATCAGCCTGAAGAAGAACGTGCTCCTCTGGGACGCAGGCCTGTTCCTGTTGATCGGGTTGACCATCTCGATCTCCGTGTTGGGGGCGGGACCGCTCGTGACTTTTGGTTTCCTTCTCTTTCCGCCCCTGACGGCTCGCCTGTTCGCGCGGACCATGCGGCAATTCGCGCTGCTGGCCTCCGCGCTGGGCGGCGTGACGGCGCTGACGGGCTTTTGCCTGGCTTACCGTTGGGATCTGCCCGTAGGCGCGACGGACGTGGCCTTGCTCGGGGCGATTTACGCGCTGGGAGCGCTGGCGCGACGGGTCGCCGCGAGGTGGGCGCATGCCTGAATTAAGGCATGAGGACGGTGAATCCGTCGTTTGTTCAGAATTAGCAGCTAGTGATGTGTCTCACAAATGGCTGGAGTTATGTTGCGCCCAAAACGGCCTGGGGCAAGGCGCGACGAGGGAGCATAGCCCCAGTGCTCTGCGACCGAGGAGCAACGCAGCCCCAGACCGTTTTCGGCG from Verrucomicrobiota bacterium includes the following:
- a CDS encoding metal ABC transporter permease, producing MIPKFFLIVQTLLEVFDPDFLLHNSVYISVVFGLTCPLVGVYLVLRRLVFMGVALPQISSCGIAFAFALQGWGLLPHAHETAGEHTLAFLGSTVFTLAAIVLFSFLARRGHGSVEARLGTAYALAGAWSVLLLVKNPIGEHGLLDLLKGEIIAISNFELVLTAAAFSLVAAALFVFRKEFLLVSFDPDMAISLKKNVLLWDAGLFLLIGLTISISVLGAGPLVTFGFLLFPPLTARLFARTMRQFALLASALGGVTALTGFCLAYRWDLPVGATDVALLGAIYALGALARRVAARWAHA
- a CDS encoding metal ABC transporter ATP-binding protein, with the protein product MNMDDREDAFLTLEGLAVGYGRQPVLENVNLRFPQGCFYGLLGANGSGKSTLIRTLLGIIPPLSGRMVFRPMNGLHPVLGYVPQRESLDPIFLLSSYEVVLMGVCGRVGPGRFIDKSERAWAHQCLEQTGAADLSGKQFSELSGGQKQRVLIARALATKPDFLLLDEPTSGIDVAVKQSIMELLQRIHAEQRQTILMASHDLPVVRQYIPHVIWLRPGQILEGPAAELLARDQMEALLELEMR